A genomic region of Colletotrichum destructivum chromosome 5, complete sequence contains the following coding sequences:
- a CDS encoding Putative Type II pantothenate kinase, ATPase, nucleotide binding domain-containing protein: MGPAPDDGGSAIEDPRPDDELNDNNNNSITTASSDPPVLAGADIRTRARTMTSTEEIDNTIIRPGSVRINVKGAFIVDPDSSSPSNNGRGSPTHHETSDIRLPNHHAVVSHIAVDIGGSLIKLVYFTREPHSAEPGGRLNFLNFETDRIDDCIEFMRHLKDKQQTLNGSQPNALSVMATGGGAFKFYDKMRDVLGVDVLREEEMECLIIGLDFFITEIPREVFTYSETDPMHFVSPSENIYPYLLVNIGSGVSLLKVSGPREYQRVGGTSLGGGTLWGLLSLLTGARTFDEMLDLSERGDNAKVDMLVGDIYGGDYGKIGLKSTTIASSFGKVFRMKRTAENEAEDHGGLHNGDIKNTGPSPDAAESAEAGHHDAAEQDSDQPFSGADISRSLLYAISNNIGQIAFLQSQIHNLDHIYFGGSFIRGHRQTINTLSYAIKFWSQGKKQAYFLRHEGYLGSVGAFLKRQPRNWGRRGSFEQAEPLERRLRDRRIHDAEMQSLVDDYASESGRE, encoded by the exons ATGGGCCCCGCGCCTGATGATGGAGGCTCAGCGATCGAGGATCCCCGACCCGACGACGAActcaacgacaacaacaacaactccatcaccaccgcctcTTCCGACCCTCCCGTCCTGGCTGGCGCCGACATTCGTACGAGAGCCCGGACCATGACGAGCACCGAAGAAATCGACAATACCATCATCCGGCCGGGCTCCGTCCGAATCAACGTGAAGGGtgccttcatcgtcgacccCGATTCGAGTTCTCCGAGCAACAATGGCCGAGGTTCGCCGACCCACCACGAGACGAGCGATATCCGCCTGCCCAACCACCATGCCGTCGTGAGCCATATCGCTGTTGAC ATTGGCGGCTCCCTGATTAAGCTTGTCTACTTTACGCGCGAACCCCACTCGGCCGAGCCGGGCGGCCGTCTCAACTTCCTCAACTTCGAGACCGACCGCATTGACGACTGCATCGAGTTTATGCGCCACCTCAAGGACAAGCAGCAGACCCTCAATGGCTCTCAACCGAACGCGTTGAGTGTCATGGCGACCGGAGGCGGCGCCTTCAAGTTCTACGACAAGATGCGGGACGTCCTGGGCGTGGATGTTCTTCGCGAGGAAGAGATGGAGTGCCTCATCATTG GTCTCGACTTCTTCATTACAGAAATACCTCGTGAGGTCTTTACCTACAGCGAGACCGACCCAATGCACTTCGTCTCGCCCTCGGAGAACATCTATCCCTACCTTCTTGTCAACATTGGCTCCGGGGTCTCACTCCTCAAGGTCTCGGGTCCCCGCGAATACCAGCGTGTGGGCGGAACCTCGCTCGGAGGTGGCACCCTGTGGGgcctcctttccctcctcaCCGGCGCTCGGACCTTTGACGAGATGCTTGACCTGTCCGAACGGGGGGATAATGCCAAGGTGGATATGCTCGTTGGCGACATCTATGGCGGCGACTACGGAAAGATTGGCCTCAAGAGCACGACAATCGCGTCTTCTTTTGGCAAGGTCTTCCGCATGAAGCGCACAGCCGAGAATGAGGCAGAGGATCACGGTGGGCTACACAACGGCGACATCAAGAACACAGGTCCTTCTCCAGACGCTGCCGAGTCGGCTGAAGCCGGCCACCACGACGCTGCCGAGCAAGACTCGGACCAGCCGTTCTCCGGTGCCGATATATCCCGGTCTCTACTGTACGCCATTTCAAACAATATCGGTCAGATTGCCTTCCTCCAGTCGCAAATCCACAATCTAGACCACATCTACTTTGGTGGCTCATTCATCCGCGGGCACCGGCAAACAATCAACACCCTCAGCTACGCCATCAAATTTTGGTCGCAAGGCAAGAAGCAGGCTTACTTCTTACGCCACGAGGGCTATCTCGGCTCTGTGGGCGCCTTCCTCAAGCGCCAGCCTCGCAACTGGGGCCGCCGCGGATCCTTCGAGCAGGCCGAACCTCTTGAGCGCCGGCTGCGGGATCGCAGGATACATGACGCTGAGATGCAGAGTCTCGTTGATGACTACGCCTCAGAGTCTGGGCGCGAATGA